Sequence from the Zea mays cultivar B73 unplaced genomic scaffold, Zm-B73-REFERENCE-NAM-5.0 scaffold_502, whole genome shotgun sequence genome:
GGACTCGAACCTCCACGCTCTTTAGCACGAGATTTTGAGTCTCGCGTGTCTACCATTTCACCATCAAGGCATCTTGAAAGTGAATCGTATTCCATGAATATGATATCTATCGAATGTGATATATGGAATATATGACAAAGGTGGAGTCTTGGAGTATTTCGATCGATCGGTCATATACATATAGGCCTGAGTCAGACATCAAATAGCTTCGATTTGCATTATCCGTAGGACACCTTATATGTATCAAAatcgatatcaaaataaaaaaaaaagatGTACAATCCAATTTATCGATTCAATAGAAGCCCAAAGAGGTGCATATGGTACCCAAATAAGGATAGGATAGATATGTCAAAAGCAGGTCTGATTACACCTATTCCTAATCCTAAATAGAATGTAAGGACGTAGGGATTTCTATGTAAACAGAGTATCCTATTTCCATAGGCTCGAATGACCCCTTCTCATAATAAGAATGTGCACGATCTGGTCCGGTATGGAATGAACTTATAATCTGATGATCGAGTCGATTCCATGATTATAAGTTCATAACCCTAGCACCCATTCCCATTTTGGGCGGAACAGATCTACTAATTCTTTTATTCCAGTTAGTAAGAGGGATCTTGAACTAAGAAATAGACCTAGCAGCTAAAAGAGGGTATcctgagcaattgcaagaatgggGTTCATTGATATTCCTGGTATAGTAGATGCTATCACACATACAGTCATACTCAATTCGATGGAATTGTTTGATCTTAAAGGGGATCTTCTATAATTTCGCACATAAGGGGTTATTTCTTGGTTTCGTCCAGTCATTAATAACTTGATTATTTTTAGATAATAGTAGATAGAAAGAACGCTCGTAAGGAGTCCTATTGAAACCAAGAAATATAGGCCTGCTTGCCATCCACACCAGAATAGATAGAGTTTTCCGAAGAAACCTGCTAGTGGAGGAAGGCCTCCTAGGGATAAGAGACATAGGGCTAAAGAGAGAGCCAAAAAAGGATCTTTCGTGTATAATCCTGCATAATCTCGAATGTTATCAGTTCCGGTACGTAGACCAAATAATACAATGCAAGCAAAAGTTCCTAGATTCATGGAGATATAGAACAGCATATAAGTTATCATGCTTGCATATCCATCATTTGAGTCTCCAACAATTATTCCAATAATTACATATCCGATTTGCCCTATGGACGAATATGCAAGCATACGTTTCATGCTTGTTTGAGTAATAGCAAGGAGATTCCCCAATATCATGCTAAGAATAGCTAGGATTTCCAGAAGAAGATGCCATTCGTTTGATGAGAAATAAAAAGGAATATCGAGAATTCGCGTGGCTAAAGCTGAAGCAGCTACTTTCGAAGTAACAGAAAGAAAAGCAACGACTGGAGTGGGGGAGTCAGAGTCGAAAAGAGGATTCCTCGCTTCTTTCTCTCATGCAAAACCGTGCATGAGACTTTCATCTCGCACGGCTCCTAAGTGATAAAAGAAAGAAGAACTCGTCTTCTTTCTTTTTTGATTACCTTCCTCGCGTATGTATAAGACCGAATCCATTCTTTTTCGAAATGGATTTCGAAAAAGAACTACTAATCCTTAACTTTTCGAGGAATCCTTCATCAGTGGTTGTGAATGACTGACTTTTTCAATCCTTTCGACCTTG
This genomic interval carries:
- the LOC118475596 gene encoding NAD(P)H-quinone oxidoreductase subunit 2 A, chloroplastic-like: EARNPLFDSDSPTPVVAFLSVTSKVAASALATRILDIPFYFSSNEWHLLLEILAILSMILGNLLAITQTSMKRMLAYSSIGQIGYVIIGIIVGDSNDGYASMITYMLFYISMNLGTFACIVLFGLRTGTDNIRDYAGLYTKDPFLALSLALCLLSLGGLPPLAGFFGKLYLFWCGWQAGLYFLVSIGLLTSVLSIYYYLKIIKLLMTGRNQEITPYVRNYRRSPLRSNNSIELSMTVCVIASTIPGISMNPILAIAQDTLF